The following nucleotide sequence is from Pseudomonas sp. S09G 359.
ACGAAAAAGAGCTGGGCGTGTGCCTGGTGGACATCGGCGGCGGCACCACCGACATCGCGATCTTCACCGAGGGTGCGATCCGTCACACCGCCGTGATCCCGATTGCCGGCGACCAGGTCACCAACGACATCGCCATGGCGCTGCGTACACCGACCCAGTACGCCGAAGAAATCAAGATCCGCTACGCCTGCGCCCTGGCCAAGCTGGCCGGTGCCGGTGAAACCATCAAGGTGCCGAGCGTCGGCGACCGTCCACCGCGCGAGCTGTCGCGCCAGGCCTTGGCCGAAGTGGTCGAGCCGCGCTACGACGAGCTGTTCACCCTGATCCAGGCTGAACTGCGTCGCAGCGGCTACGAAGATTTGATCCCGGCCGGCATCGTGCTGACCGGTGGCACCTCGAAGATGGAAGGCGCGGTCGAACTGGCCGAGGAAATCTTCCACATGCCGGTACGCCTGGGTGTTCCCCATGGCGTCAAAGGCCTGGGCGACGTGGTGCGCAACCCGATTTATTCCACCGGTGTGGGCTTGCTGTTATACGGGCTGCAAAAGCAGACCGACGGCATTTCCCTGTCGGGCCCGAGCAACCGTGACAGCTACCGCAGCGACGACGAAGCGAAAGCGCCGTTGTTCGAGCGCTTGCAGGCTTGGGTAAAAGGCAATTTCTAAAGATTTACCGCAACACCGTTTCAAGTAGTAGGCGAAAAAACTAGAGATAACGAAAGGAGAGGGAACATGTTCGAACTCGTAGACAACATCCCCGCCAGCCCGGTCATCAAAGTGATCGGTGTCGGCGGTGGCGGCGGCAACGCTGTCAACCATATGGTCAAGAGCAACATTGAAGGCGTTGAGTTCATCTGCGCCAACACTGATGCCCAGGCGCTGAAAAGCATTGGCGCGCGGACCATCCTGCAATTGGGCACAGCCGTGACCAAGGGCCTCGGCGCTGGCGCCAACCCGGAAGTCGGCCGTCAAGCCGCCCTGGAAGACCGCGAGCGTATTGCCGAAGTGCTGCAAGGCACCAACATGGTGTTCATCACCACCGGCATGGGCGGCGGTACCGGTACCGGTGCAGCCCCGATCATTGCCGAAGTGGCCAAGGAAATGGGGATCCTGACCGTTGCGGTCGTGACGCGTCCGTTCCCGTTCGAAGGCCGCAAGCGCATGCAGATCGCCGACGAAGGCATCCGTCTGCTGTCTGAAAGCGTCGACTCGTTGATCACCATCCCTAACGAGAAGCTGCTGACCATCCTGGGCAAGGACGCAAGCCTGCTGTCCGCGTTCGCCAAGGCTGACGATGTACTGGCCGGTGCCGTTCGCGGTATCTCCGACATCATCAAGCGCCCAGGCATGATCAACGTCGACTTTGCCGACGTACGTACCGTGATGAGCGAAATGGGCATGGCGATGATGGGCACTGGCTGCGCCAGCGGTCCGAACCGTGCACGTGAAGCCACTGAAGCGGCCATCCGCAACCCGTTGCTGGAAGACGTGAACCTGCAAGGTGCACGCGGCATCCTGGTGAACATCACCGCCGGTCCTGACCTGTCCCTGGGTGAGTACTCCGACGTGGGTAGCATCATCGAAGCCTTCGCTTCCGAGCACGCCATGGTCAAAGTCGGTACCGTTATCGACCCGGACATGCGCGACGAACTGCACGTGACCGTGGTTGCTACCGGCCTGGGCGCGAAAATCGAGAAGCCTGTGAAGGTTATCGACAACACCGTACATACCAGCCACGCCAGCCAATCGGCTGCCGCTCCAGCGCCTTCGCGCCAGGAACTGCCGTCGGTGAACTACCGTGACCTGGACCGTCCGACCGTGATGCGCAACCAGGCTCAGGCCGGTGCTGCAGCGTCGCGTAGCCCGAATCCGCAAGATGACCTGGACTACCTGGACATCCCGGCATTCCTGCGTCGTCAGGCCGATTAATGGAATGTATCAGGGCTATGAAGGTGATTGGTGTTCAGCAAAGGTCTGGTCTGCTATCATCGCCAGCCTTTGTTGATACCAGTTCGCAATTTGCGCTGAAGCGGTCCAAGCCATGATTAAACAACGCACCCTGAAGAATATTATTCGTGCCACAGGTGTAGGTCTGCACTCCGGGGAGAAGGTATACCTGACCCTCAAGCCTGCACCTGTCGACACCGGCATCGTGTTTGTGCGTGCCGACCTGGACCCTGTGGTGCAGATTCCTGCTCGCGCGGAAAACGTTGGCGAAACCACTATGTCGACCACATTGGTCAACGGTGACGTCAAAGTGGACACGGTGGAGCACTTGCTCTCGGCCATGGCTGGCCTGGGCATCGATAACGCCTACGTCGAGCTCTCCGCGTCCGAAGTCCCCATCATGGATGGCAGCGCTGGACCCTTCGTATTCTTGATTCAATCTGCCGGCCTGGAAGAACAGGACGCAGCCAAGAAGTTCATTCGCATTCTGCGGGAAGTGACAGTAGAAGACGGCGACAAGCGCGCCACCTTCGTCCCGTTCGAAGGCTTTAAAGTGAGCTTTGAGATCGATTTCGATCACCCGGTATTCCGTGACCGCACCCAAAGTGCAAGCGTGGATTTTTCCAGCACTTCGTTCGTAAAAGAAGTCAGCCGCGCCCGTACCTTTGGTTTCATGAGTGACATCGAGTACCTGCGCAAGCACAACCTCGCACTCGGCGGCAGCGTTGAAAACGCCATTGTGGTCGACGCGGATGGTGTACTGAACGAAGACGGCCTTCGCTATGAAGACGAATTCGTGAAGCACAAGATCCTCGATGCAATCGGTGACCTCTACCTGCTGGGCAATAGCCTGATAGGCGAGTTCAAAGGCTTCAAGTCGGGCCACGCCCTTAACAACCAGCTGCTGCGCAAGTTGATTGAGCAGACAGACGCTTGGGAAGTCGTGACCTTCGAAGATGCCAGCACCGCACCGATCTCTTACATGCGTCCCGTTGCGGCGGTGTAAGTAACAACTCTCTTTCTTTAGTTTTAAAAGGCCACCCTCGGGTGGCCTTTTTTTATGTAAAAAACCTACAGAACACTGGAAATCAACTGTGGGAGGGGGCTTGCCCCCGATAGCGGTGTGTCAGTTACACATGTGCTGGCTGGCACACCGTCATCGGGGGCAAACCCCCTCCCACAGTTGGATCTGATTCAACATCAGAGGGTGGCAGCATCCACAATGCGATTGCGCCCGCTGTGCTTGGCCTCAT
It contains:
- the ftsA gene encoding cell division protein FtsA — protein: MANVQSGKMIVGLDIGTSKVVALVGEVGEDGVIEIVGIGTHPSRGLKKGVVVNIESTVQSIQRAIEEAQLMAGCRIHSAFVGVAGNHIRSLNSHGIVAIRDREVSSADLERVLDAAQAVAIPADQRVLHTLPQDYVIDNQEGVREPLGMSGVRLEAKVHVVTCAVNAAQNIEKCVRRCGLEIDDIILEQLASAYSVLTDDEKELGVCLVDIGGGTTDIAIFTEGAIRHTAVIPIAGDQVTNDIAMALRTPTQYAEEIKIRYACALAKLAGAGETIKVPSVGDRPPRELSRQALAEVVEPRYDELFTLIQAELRRSGYEDLIPAGIVLTGGTSKMEGAVELAEEIFHMPVRLGVPHGVKGLGDVVRNPIYSTGVGLLLYGLQKQTDGISLSGPSNRDSYRSDDEAKAPLFERLQAWVKGNF
- the ftsZ gene encoding cell division protein FtsZ, translated to MFELVDNIPASPVIKVIGVGGGGGNAVNHMVKSNIEGVEFICANTDAQALKSIGARTILQLGTAVTKGLGAGANPEVGRQAALEDRERIAEVLQGTNMVFITTGMGGGTGTGAAPIIAEVAKEMGILTVAVVTRPFPFEGRKRMQIADEGIRLLSESVDSLITIPNEKLLTILGKDASLLSAFAKADDVLAGAVRGISDIIKRPGMINVDFADVRTVMSEMGMAMMGTGCASGPNRAREATEAAIRNPLLEDVNLQGARGILVNITAGPDLSLGEYSDVGSIIEAFASEHAMVKVGTVIDPDMRDELHVTVVATGLGAKIEKPVKVIDNTVHTSHASQSAAAPAPSRQELPSVNYRDLDRPTVMRNQAQAGAAASRSPNPQDDLDYLDIPAFLRRQAD
- the lpxC gene encoding UDP-3-O-acyl-N-acetylglucosamine deacetylase translates to MIKQRTLKNIIRATGVGLHSGEKVYLTLKPAPVDTGIVFVRADLDPVVQIPARAENVGETTMSTTLVNGDVKVDTVEHLLSAMAGLGIDNAYVELSASEVPIMDGSAGPFVFLIQSAGLEEQDAAKKFIRILREVTVEDGDKRATFVPFEGFKVSFEIDFDHPVFRDRTQSASVDFSSTSFVKEVSRARTFGFMSDIEYLRKHNLALGGSVENAIVVDADGVLNEDGLRYEDEFVKHKILDAIGDLYLLGNSLIGEFKGFKSGHALNNQLLRKLIEQTDAWEVVTFEDASTAPISYMRPVAAV